The following coding sequences are from one Panicum hallii strain FIL2 chromosome 5, PHallii_v3.1, whole genome shotgun sequence window:
- the LOC112893782 gene encoding uncharacterized protein LOC112893782, translating to MATEVLRAHDILLPAPHRTRPAASHRRPSNSNNPAVATRRSPPAPASGRRHHGRKAARPAAEVYAGPAFSTSPEPSALPLPQFPVKKAAAAADLLVDDAATRDLRRILRLE from the coding sequence ATGGCCACCGAGGTGCTGCGCGCGCACGACATCCTTCTGCCGGCGCCGCACCGGACCCGGCCGGCGGCGTCGCACCGGAGGCCCAGCAACAGCAACAACCCCGCAGTCGCCACCAGGAGGTCGCCGCCGGCTCCCGCATCCGGCCGGAGGCACCACGGCAGGAAGGCGGCGAGGCCCGCCGCGGAGGTGTACGCCGGGCCGGCGTTCTCGACGTCCCCCGAGCCGAGCGCCCTGCCGCTGCCGCAGTTCCCCGTCAAGaaggccgcggccgccgcggacCTCCTCGTCGACGACGCCGCGACGCGCGACCTCAGGCGCATCCTGCGGCTGGAGTAG